The following nucleotide sequence is from Mucilaginibacter sp. cycad4.
TGATGCAAAACGTTACTATGGAGGCAATATATCGGGCACTAAATATTTTATCACCAAAAGTAGCCCCATTATACTTTCTTCATTTAATGCTACGCTTGATGGGCAACTGTATGCCAATCCGGAGGATATTGTAAAATTTACCGCGGGCATCAGCTATAGGTTTAATAAAAACAACAGCAACGACGTTGTTAATACAGCTGAATTATCAAAGGAGATTTTTGCTTTGAAAACGGGTGCAGATAAAAAAAGCGGGTTAAAAATTACCCCTACCGTTACGCTTTATGCCGGTACACAATCGTTCTACCAAACTTATTATACCGAATCGCAGGTTACCCGCTCGATAGAACAGCCCCAGCAACAAACGCCTATTAATATCCTGTTTCCCAATCAGCCAAAACAAACTATTATAACGCAAACGGTAACGCAGCAAAATCAGCGCGAGGTAAGGCAATATAAGCTGCTTGCTTTCAGCGGGTCGCTGCCTTTAACCTATGCTATCAACAAGTGGCAGATCCTCTTTACGCCCTACCTCATCAAGCCGTTTAACCAGGTTGATTATGTAACAAATACCAAAATGAACGGACTTTACTTTTTGTTCACTACAGGGGTTAATGTAACGTTTTAGCAACGTTAAAAAAATATAATATGCGCGCACTTCGGCGGTGTTTATAAAGGCTTGTTTTTATTAGCTTTGTTGCAGTACATCACAAACCGACGGAAAGTTATGCGCAGGATATTTTTGGTTCTTTTATTGTTACCGGCCCTTTTTTCGATGCCGGTATTTGCCCAGGTTCCCGGGTCGCAGATTGATGTTAAACATTATACGTTTGATATTAAACTCAACGATGCTGATAATAATATAGAAGGAAAGGCAACGGTTTCAATAAAGTTCCTGAATGGTGCAGAAGGGTTTAGCCTCGACCTGGTAAAAAAGAACGCGGAAGGTAAAGGGATGCAGGTATCGGCAGTAACCGAAAACGGGAAGCCGGTAAAGTTTACCCAGGGTGATGAACAACTAAAGATTAATACCCGCGCCTATAAAGGTAACACCCGCGATTATACGATAAGCTACAGCGGCATCCCGGCCGATGGGCTGATCATCTCGACCAATGCGTTTGGGCACCGTACTTTTTTTGGTGATAACTGGCCTAACCGGGCCCATAACTGGCTGCCCTGCGTTGATAATATTGCCGACAAAGCCACGGTTGATTTTATTGTAACCGCGCCCGATCACTACCAGGTAGTATCAAACGGCTTGCAAACCGAAGAAAAGCAACTCGACGGAAAGCTGAAGCTTACCCATTGGGTTGAAACCGTTGCGCTGCCTACCAAGGTAATGGTTATAGGCGTAGCTGAGTTTGCAGTTGATCGCCCGGGCGATGTTAACGGGATCCCGGTTTTTACCTATGTTTTTCCTGAAAGTAAAGAGGTTGGGTTTAAAAGCTATGCAGTAGCCAAAAATATTCTCCCCTACTTTATAAAAAATGTTGGCCCTTACAGCTATGAAAAATTAGCGAATGTGCAGTCGAAAACCATTTTTGGCGGGATGGAAAATGCCAGTGCTATATTTTACTTTGAAGAATCGGTTAAAAGTCCGGAGATAGAAGAATTAATGGCGCATGAAATTGCCCACCAGTGGTTTGGCGATGGTGCAAGCGAAAAAAGCTTTGGTCACCTATGGTTAAGCGAAGGCTTTGCCACTTATATGACCAATCTTTATCTCGAAAATAAATATGGGGCCGATACCTTAAAAGCCCGTCTTATTGGCCAGCGTAAAAAAGTGCTGGATTTTGAAAAAGAGCGTTTAACCCCCGTGGTTGATACCGCTGTTAAAACAAAATATATGCAGCTGCTTAATGCCAACAGTTACGAAAAGGGAGGTTGGGTGCTGCATATGCTGAGGCGCAAATTGGGCGATGATGTTTTTTGGAAAGGGGTGAGAAACTATTATTCCAGGTACCAGGGCAGCAATGCCAATACTGATGATCTGAGGCGGGTAATGGAGCAAGGCAGCGGGAAGGACCTGAAATCATTTTTTACGCAATGGCTGCGCACAGCCGGGCATCCACATTTGGCTGTTAGGTGGAAGTACGATGAAAAAGACAGCACCATCGCTATAAATGTAACCCAGAGCCAGGAATATATTTACAATTTGATGTTAGAGGTTTCTGTTGACGGACAGTTGCTGAACGTGCCGGTAAAAGAGAAATCGACAACGGCAAAGTTCAAGGTTAAAGCTAAACCTGCTGATGTTAAGATAGATCCGAATATAAACCTGCTGGCATCGTTTGAGGAGAAAAAATAATTAAAAGACTTTTAATTCCTCTTGAGAGGGGGCGCGATAGGCAAGGGTGGTAGCAGGGGTGTGTTTCCGCTACAAGCTTATCAAAGCAGAAACACACCCCTCCGCCCCTCTCAAGAGGGGAATCGCACAATTCCGCGCTTTTTCTTCCTTAAGTTAACGGCTATGCTCTCTCAAGAGGGGAATCGCACTTTCCCGCGCTTTTTTCTTCGCAAACTTTCCCTAACCTACGCCGCTATCACCCGGTTGATCACCTTTTCCAGGTCTTCCAGATCAAATGGTTT
It contains:
- a CDS encoding M1 family metallopeptidase — translated: MRRIFLVLLLLPALFSMPVFAQVPGSQIDVKHYTFDIKLNDADNNIEGKATVSIKFLNGAEGFSLDLVKKNAEGKGMQVSAVTENGKPVKFTQGDEQLKINTRAYKGNTRDYTISYSGIPADGLIISTNAFGHRTFFGDNWPNRAHNWLPCVDNIADKATVDFIVTAPDHYQVVSNGLQTEEKQLDGKLKLTHWVETVALPTKVMVIGVAEFAVDRPGDVNGIPVFTYVFPESKEVGFKSYAVAKNILPYFIKNVGPYSYEKLANVQSKTIFGGMENASAIFYFEESVKSPEIEELMAHEIAHQWFGDGASEKSFGHLWLSEGFATYMTNLYLENKYGADTLKARLIGQRKKVLDFEKERLTPVVDTAVKTKYMQLLNANSYEKGGWVLHMLRRKLGDDVFWKGVRNYYSRYQGSNANTDDLRRVMEQGSGKDLKSFFTQWLRTAGHPHLAVRWKYDEKDSTIAINVTQSQEYIYNLMLEVSVDGQLLNVPVKEKSTTAKFKVKAKPADVKIDPNINLLASFEEKK